CCACCATGCGCAGATTCAATTTCGCCGCGCCGAAAATCAAATCGAAATCGCCGAACGGATCGAAGTCGCCGAAGTAGGCGCGGTTGCGGGCGATGGCTTCATAATCGGCGCGGAACAAAACCTTGGTTCCGCAAAGCGTGTCCTTGAGGTTCTGGCCGAGCAGCCAGCTAAAACTCAGGCCAAAAGCTTTGTTCGCGATCATGTTGAGAAATTGCATCGCTTCCTCTTCCATCGGATAAACCAGCCGCACGCCGTTCACGAATTGCGCCGTGCCCGAACGCGCGACTTCGTAAAACTTGGGCAACTCCTCCGGCGGCATCGTCAGGTCTGCGTCGAGAATGAAAAGAATATCGCCCGTGGCAACGGCAAACGCTTCGCGCACCGCGCCGCCTTTGCCTTTGGTCTGTTGCTTGAGAATTTTAATTTGCCGCTGCGGATATTTCGCGGCGACGCGCTGGATTTCCTCCCACGTATTATCTTTCGAGTGGCCTTCGATGAAAATAATTTCCGTGCCCAGGCCCATCTCCGGCGTGCGCTGCACGGCGGCTTCGATGTTGCCAGCTTCGTTGCGCGCGGGAATGACGACCGAGCAACGATATTCGGGACGTTCAGCGGGACGCGGTTTTGGCCGCGCAACGATGGCAACCGTCACACAAAAATGCGGCACGATCGGCGCCGCCCAGCGATTCAATAATGGCGCGACAAGTGGCGTGCCCGCGGGCCACAGCAAACGCGTGTCGGTCTTGATGACTTCCCACCCGGCGAGATGCAACAGGTTCACCATGTCATCGGTGGAAAGCCAGTTTTGCAAAACGGTCGGGGCCTTCGCGCCGATTTTTTCCGCGCTGCCCAGAATCGGCCGCCACAGGTTGTTGAAGAAATTCAGGACCAGCCGCGTGTCAGAAGTCGAAACTTTTTGCAGATGCTCGAGCAACGCCTGGACATCCGGCAGATCGTTCACAAGATCGGACAGGATGATGTAATCGAATTTTTCTTCGGACGAAAATTCCGTGGCATCGGCGAGTTGAAATTCCAGATCGGGATGGCGCTCGCGCGCGAGCTTCAACATGGCGGGACTGAAATCCACGCCGAGGCCGCGTGAAGGTTTTACCGCCGCCAGCAGATCACCGATGCCACAGCCAACTTCGAGCACGCGCAAATTCGGCGGCACGAGAAACGTGAAATAATTCCGCAACGCGCGTTGATAATAGCGGTCCGTTTCCCGCACCCGGGCGGCGGCGCGCTCTTCGTAAAACGCTCGGCGGTCAATCATTCTCCAAGCTGGTAGCGCAAAAATGCGCTGCTGGCGAGCGGCATTTTTTTCTTGGGTTCAAGTTCAGGTATGACACATTGACGGCGATGACTGCACCGGTTCCCGCCAATG
This sequence is a window from Verrucomicrobiia bacterium. Protein-coding genes within it:
- a CDS encoding glycosyltransferase; translation: MIDRRAFYEERAAARVRETDRYYQRALRNYFTFLVPPNLRVLEVGCGIGDLLAAVKPSRGLGVDFSPAMLKLARERHPDLEFQLADATEFSSEEKFDYIILSDLVNDLPDVQALLEHLQKVSTSDTRLVLNFFNNLWRPILGSAEKIGAKAPTVLQNWLSTDDMVNLLHLAGWEVIKTDTRLLWPAGTPLVAPLLNRWAAPIVPHFCVTVAIVARPKPRPAERPEYRCSVVIPARNEAGNIEAAVQRTPEMGLGTEIIFIEGHSKDNTWEEIQRVAAKYPQRQIKILKQQTKGKGGAVREAFAVATGDILFILDADLTMPPEELPKFYEVARSGTAQFVNGVRLVYPMEEEAMQFLNMIANKAFGLSFSWLLGQNLKDTLCGTKVLFRADYEAIARNRAYFGDFDPFGDFDLIFGAAKLNLRMVDLPIRYRARTYGSTNIHRWSHGWLLLRMVLFAARRMKFLK